The Ruficoccus amylovorans genome segment TACGCCCCCGCCAACCTCGGGCAAGCCAAGCATCTGGCCAAGGCAGCCTATCTGGAGATGGAATCGCAGGAAACGGGGAGTGCCGGGAGCGAGGTCGCCTCGATGGTGGCCAACTTCTCGACAAACCCCGGTATCAACTACGCCCCCTTGAACCTGGGCCAACTCAAGGCGCTCGCAAAACCCTTTTATGACGTCATGCACGCTGCCGATGGTTTTATCATCGTGCTTTCGGACGGAACATCTCTTTCTTCCGGAGAGTACCCTTGGGACCCGGCCACCCCTCTCTCCGCCAACTACGCCCCCGCCAACCTCGGACAACTCAAATATGTCTTCTCCTTTTCCCTGGAAGAGTGGGGGGTAGAAGTTACTCCTCCTGAGGTGCCCGGAGAGTATGAGCGAGCCTTTGTTTATCTTGTCGAGCCTACGATCAGGTACGCTGTTGTTGGGCAAGCGATTGGTTTGAAAGCTGTGGCAAGTTTTCCGGGAGACACGGTCAGCGGTGTGGAGTTTTATACTAATGGAGTTTTGTTGGGATCAGAAGACTCCTCCCCTCCGTATGAGTCGGGGTGGAGTCCGTCCGGCATCGGTACCAATGCCTTGCAGGCAAAGGCCTCGTCACTTGGGGGAGGAAGTGTGCTGTCTCCTGTGTGGATCGTTGTCATACAAGAGGACGTGAATGGGGACGGCCTTGGGGATGCTTGGGCAATGGCAAATGGTGTCACAGGCCCTGGTGATGATGACGACGGAGACGGTATGACTGCTTTGGATGAGTTCGCCTCGGGCTTGTCGGCTGGTATAAAAGACCACCCTGTAGTCGGTCTGGAGTACTTCAGTGTGAGTCTGTGAGCCCTTTTGATTAATCTGATTTATTGTTGTTCCATGAGCGTTTATTATAAAATCCTGTGTCTGTATTCATGGTTGATTGTTTTGTCGGCGATACATGTCTCTGGTCAGTGTGGAATTAATGGTCCGGATATCGAAAAGATATATATTCCGAGTCGTTGTTTTGTTTCGAGTGAGGGTATATCTACGATTCTTGGTTATACTGGTTTTGTCAGCCCATATGCGGAGTCTGGTATTGTGTATAGGAAAGTGAATATGGGAGGAGTGTACTGGTATGGAGAGTTTGATGGGCCTAGCTTGGGTGGGTGCGAAGTTCAGGATAGGGATAAGTATACTTATGTTTATAGGGGCTCAGATGTGGTAAATGAATTAAGGCCACTTCGATTAAGGGAGTCATTTTGCTTGAGCCGTTCAGCTATGAGATTTCAGATGCCTGGAAGGGGGCTTGATGGGCAGTTGCAGGGAGTTGCGGTGGTTGTTTTGGCCTCAGATTGAGGCGTTTGGCGGCGATTTTCTCCCGATTGTGTAGGCTCAGCCCCTGGCATGGAACATGGCATAGCGGTCGAGGTTGTAGGTGAGGTTGGTAAGGGCGGTTTCGAAGCGACATCGTCTCTGGCCGATACGTCGGAAGCGGTCGCCGCCGAACTGGGCGATGCGGCCGAAGGCGTGTTCGACGCGGGAGCGGATGCGGCTCTTTTGCCTGTTGGCACGCTTTTGTTCACGGCTGAGCGGACGGGCGGCAGTGCCCTTTTCGCAGATGTTGGCGAGCATGGCGAAGCCTTTGAGCAGCGCGGCGATGAACGGCCCGACGTAAGCGCTGTCGGCCCACAGCACGGCCTCGCGGTCGCTCTCACGCAGCAGTTTCCCGACCGGTTGGGAGTCGTGGACGGCGGCGTTTGTGACGGTGAAGGTCTCGATAAACTTGCTGGCCGCATCGACTTTGACGTGGTTCTTGTATCCAAAATAGGATACATGGTTCTTCTGCGTCCAACGCGCATCGAGATCCTTCTGGCAGGCCCGGCGCGGCCTC includes the following:
- a CDS encoding Ig-like domain-containing protein, with protein sequence YAPANLGQAKHLAKAAYLEMESQETGSAGSEVASMVANFSTNPGINYAPLNLGQLKALAKPFYDVMHAADGFIIVLSDGTSLSSGEYPWDPATPLSANYAPANLGQLKYVFSFSLEEWGVEVTPPEVPGEYERAFVYLVEPTIRYAVVGQAIGLKAVASFPGDTVSGVEFYTNGVLLGSEDSSPPYESGWSPSGIGTNALQAKASSLGGGSVLSPVWIVVIQEDVNGDGLGDAWAMANGVTGPGDDDDGDGMTALDEFASGLSAGIKDHPVVGLEYFSVSL